One region of bacterium genomic DNA includes:
- a CDS encoding ABC transporter substrate-binding protein: MQHRTAVTRVWASALIAGLICVLAIGAGSLGPVASAAPPALGSLVIGSGIDASYASIQVAVRNGFMERHGINATLKVFPSGQEALEAVLTGQSDFAGNGQYNVPLVAAQGGNIKIIAEYERSDKQFGAVAKSSITKPGDLIGKRVGTQFGTSPEYYYHLYAKHYGLDESKITLVNLQFAQMVPALAKGDIDAFFAFEPSLTRATDDVPGTRILARSGDDGVMPLRVYAGVSQKVYSNKALAVAFLKALIEAGDWANAHPDETATVISQAFQIKPADARRFVGYFDYSVRFDKASLAELDRVDQYLVDRKLVSTKPDLSKFVTTEFMKEADPSRL; encoded by the coding sequence ATGCAGCACAGGACCGCTGTGACGCGAGTCTGGGCGAGCGCCCTAATCGCGGGCTTGATCTGCGTGCTTGCCATCGGCGCGGGAAGTTTAGGGCCGGTTGCGTCGGCGGCTCCGCCGGCGTTGGGCTCCCTCGTCATTGGCTCGGGGATTGACGCTTCGTACGCGTCAATACAGGTGGCCGTCCGGAACGGCTTCATGGAGCGGCACGGCATCAACGCCACCCTGAAGGTCTTTCCGTCAGGACAGGAAGCATTGGAAGCGGTCTTGACCGGCCAGTCCGACTTCGCCGGCAACGGCCAGTACAACGTCCCGCTGGTCGCCGCTCAGGGTGGCAACATCAAGATCATCGCTGAGTACGAGCGCTCCGACAAGCAGTTCGGGGCGGTCGCGAAATCCTCCATCACAAAGCCCGGCGATCTGATCGGGAAGAGAGTCGGCACCCAGTTCGGCACCTCGCCGGAGTACTATTATCACCTGTATGCGAAGCACTACGGTCTCGATGAGAGCAAAATCACGCTGGTCAATCTGCAATTCGCGCAAATGGTGCCTGCGCTCGCGAAGGGGGACATCGACGCCTTTTTCGCGTTCGAACCGAGCCTCACGCGCGCCACAGACGACGTCCCGGGCACGAGGATTCTTGCGCGCTCGGGCGACGATGGGGTCATGCCGCTGCGCGTGTACGCGGGCGTTTCTCAGAAAGTCTACTCGAACAAGGCTCTCGCCGTGGCGTTTCTCAAGGCCCTGATCGAGGCAGGCGACTGGGCCAACGCTCACCCCGACGAGACCGCCACTGTCATTTCACAGGCGTTCCAGATAAAGCCCGCGGACGCCAGGCGCTTCGTCGGGTATTTCGACTATAGCGTACGTTTCGATAAGGCGTCACTGGCCGAACTCGATCGGGTCGATCAGTACCTCGTCGACCGCAAGCTCGTGTCGACCAAGCCCGACCTCTCGAAGTTCGTCACGACGGAATTCATGAAAGAGGCCGACCCCAGCAGGCTCTGA
- a CDS encoding MmgE/PrpD family protein, with product MATLRPTPPTSEDRFARFAAALEVTALPDAVARQLKALILDSIGVSLAGAEAPGVDAVLRAVTQWSGPADSSLYARPTRVAAPWAALANGVMATARDFDDTLDDAMLHTQPSILPATLALGEARDATGADLLAAVAAGTEMLCRMGRARRRGQEFLPTGSLAGMAAAAASARILRLDTEGILDACGIAYSQSAANVQPLREGATVKRVHAGFASKVGVLSAVLAEGGLTGAHRWLEGEFGYYNLYERGDYHPATLTDGLGTRFHLLDLSLKPYPCARDNHGAVEAALSLTLAHDLQPAQVASADISLPPNAFGVSGHPFGSLRGHPVVEAIVSAAYCVAAAICRRRIQLEDFTEHATADPAVLELAGRITVHCDPAITDPVTFVPQSVAIRLTNGRILRQTVSILRGHPSRPLSNEERLAKFHACCDFCPQRIGARRRAAIINAVEHLETLATVRTLGRLLALDGEDNEP from the coding sequence ATGGCGACACTCAGGCCCACCCCGCCAACATCTGAGGATCGGTTCGCGCGCTTCGCGGCCGCGCTCGAGGTGACGGCTCTTCCGGACGCGGTTGCCCGCCAGCTCAAAGCGTTGATCCTCGACTCGATCGGCGTGAGCCTCGCCGGCGCGGAAGCGCCCGGCGTCGATGCGGTGCTGCGCGCCGTGACGCAATGGAGCGGCCCCGCGGACAGCAGTCTCTACGCGCGGCCGACGCGGGTCGCCGCGCCGTGGGCGGCGCTCGCCAACGGCGTCATGGCGACGGCGCGCGACTTCGACGACACGCTCGACGACGCGATGCTGCATACTCAGCCATCGATCCTTCCGGCTACGCTCGCCCTGGGCGAGGCGCGCGATGCCACGGGCGCCGATCTCCTGGCAGCCGTGGCGGCGGGGACCGAGATGCTGTGCCGCATGGGGCGCGCGCGACGGCGCGGTCAGGAGTTTCTTCCGACCGGATCGCTCGCCGGCATGGCGGCTGCCGCCGCGTCCGCCCGCATCCTGCGGCTCGACACCGAGGGCATCCTCGACGCTTGCGGTATCGCCTACAGTCAGTCCGCGGCGAACGTCCAGCCGCTGCGCGAGGGCGCGACCGTGAAGCGGGTACACGCCGGGTTCGCAAGCAAGGTTGGCGTCCTCTCGGCGGTCCTCGCCGAAGGCGGCCTGACCGGCGCCCATCGATGGCTCGAAGGCGAGTTCGGCTACTACAATCTCTACGAACGCGGCGACTACCACCCCGCCACGCTGACGGACGGGCTCGGTACTCGCTTTCACCTGCTCGACCTATCGCTCAAGCCCTATCCGTGCGCCCGCGACAACCATGGCGCCGTCGAGGCCGCCCTGAGCCTTACGTTGGCACACGACCTTCAACCCGCGCAGGTCGCCTCGGCGGATATCTCGCTGCCGCCGAACGCGTTCGGCGTCTCTGGTCATCCGTTCGGCTCACTGCGCGGCCATCCGGTTGTGGAGGCGATCGTCAGCGCCGCGTACTGTGTCGCGGCAGCGATTTGTCGGCGCCGCATCCAGCTGGAGGATTTCACCGAGCACGCCACCGCGGATCCGGCCGTGCTGGAGCTCGCGGGACGCATCACGGTCCACTGCGATCCCGCGATCACGGATCCGGTCACGTTCGTCCCGCAATCGGTGGCGATCCGACTCACGAATGGCCGCATCCTCCGTCAGACCGTCTCCATTCTACGAGGCCATCCCAGCCGGCCGCTTTCCAATGAGGAGCGCCTTGCGAAGTTTCATGCCTGCTGCGACTTCTGCCCGCAGCGGATCGGCGCCCGGCGCCGCGCTGCAATCATCAATGCGGTTGAACATCTGGAGACGCTGGCAACGGTTCGCACTTTGGGCCGGTTGCTGGCGCTCGACGGGGAGGACAACGAACCGTGA
- a CDS encoding ABC transporter permease produces the protein MKGASAALPGGALGGRSLRGRFTDGPRDIALALLSIAGMLVIWQLTSTLVFRSILFPSVTQTAAALGTTARAGILPRDISVTLFRVLAGFALGSLGGAVVGLLMGSVSIVRRFFEPYLNFFRFVTPIAWIAPATIWFGIGETTKLFLVVYATIFIVLVNTMAGVAHVHRDRIRMAQAFGARPWQVFRYVTLPTSVPFIVTGMRIGMGNSFMTVIGAEMLAGNNGLGYLIYSSRIFFRSDVMFGTIVILGVFGLTADRLFDLAQHRVLRRYRAR, from the coding sequence ATGAAGGGCGCATCCGCCGCCCTCCCGGGTGGCGCCCTCGGCGGCCGCTCCTTGAGAGGGCGTTTCACCGACGGGCCGCGTGACATCGCCCTAGCACTGCTCTCGATCGCCGGGATGCTCGTCATTTGGCAGCTCACGAGCACGCTCGTATTCCGTTCCATTCTCTTTCCGTCAGTCACCCAGACCGCGGCCGCCCTCGGGACGACGGCCCGCGCTGGCATCCTGCCACGAGACATCTCGGTGACGCTGTTCCGGGTCCTCGCCGGGTTCGCGCTCGGTAGCCTCGGCGGCGCCGTCGTCGGCCTGCTCATGGGATCCGTCTCGATCGTGCGGAGGTTCTTCGAGCCTTACCTGAACTTCTTTCGGTTCGTCACGCCGATTGCCTGGATCGCACCCGCCACGATCTGGTTCGGGATCGGCGAGACGACCAAGCTCTTTCTGGTCGTGTACGCGACGATCTTTATCGTCCTGGTGAACACCATGGCGGGGGTCGCGCACGTGCATCGAGACCGCATCCGCATGGCACAGGCGTTTGGGGCGCGCCCCTGGCAGGTCTTCCGGTACGTCACGCTCCCAACGAGCGTCCCGTTCATCGTGACCGGCATGCGGATTGGCATGGGTAACTCCTTCATGACGGTGATCGGCGCCGAGATGCTGGCCGGAAACAACGGCCTCGGCTACCTGATCTACAGCTCGCGCATCTTCTTCAGATCGGACGTGATGTTCGGCACCATCGTCATCTTGGGCGTGTTCGGCCTTACCGCGGATCGCCTCTTCGATCTCGCACAGCACCGTGTATTGCGGCGCTACCGTGCACGCTAA
- a CDS encoding ABC transporter ATP-binding protein, with the protein MVPSAVRTRYIAFDAVSFAYREKQTAVLTDFTLELKRREFFLLLGPSGCGKTTALNMLAGFEHPLEGHVSVDGQPITGPGPDRVVVFQGDDSLLGWLSTAENVEFGLLLAGVSRAERKQRAGQVLETVGLAGHGAKHPAELSGGMKQRVQIARALVSNADILLMDEPFAAVDAQTRTILQDELARIWTETRRTVLFITHDIAEAIILGDRIGIMRAGPDSNIKEIVTNDLPRPRSRGDASFATMYARIERAVSEEVMSAMRKESR; encoded by the coding sequence ATGGTTCCGAGCGCTGTGAGGACCCGGTACATCGCGTTCGATGCCGTCTCCTTCGCCTACCGGGAGAAGCAGACGGCGGTCCTCACCGACTTTACCCTCGAGTTGAAACGGCGGGAGTTCTTCCTGCTGTTGGGGCCAAGCGGCTGCGGGAAGACCACCGCCCTCAACATGCTCGCCGGCTTCGAGCATCCCCTCGAAGGGCACGTCTCGGTCGACGGTCAACCGATCACGGGCCCCGGACCAGATCGTGTCGTCGTCTTCCAAGGAGATGATTCGCTCCTGGGGTGGCTCTCCACGGCCGAAAACGTCGAGTTCGGCCTGCTGTTAGCCGGGGTGTCTCGGGCCGAACGAAAGCAGCGGGCCGGGCAGGTGCTCGAAACGGTGGGACTGGCCGGCCATGGCGCCAAGCACCCGGCCGAACTGTCCGGTGGGATGAAGCAACGGGTTCAGATCGCACGTGCCCTGGTGTCCAATGCCGACATTCTCTTGATGGACGAGCCATTTGCCGCGGTCGACGCGCAAACCCGCACGATCCTCCAGGACGAGCTGGCGCGCATCTGGACGGAAACGAGACGCACCGTGCTGTTCATCACTCACGACATCGCCGAAGCGATCATCCTCGGGGACCGGATCGGCATCATGCGGGCCGGCCCGGACTCCAACATCAAAGAAATCGTCACCAACGACCTACCCCGACCTCGCAGTCGGGGGGACGCGTCCTTCGCGACGATGTACGCGCGGATCGAGCGGGCGGTCTCCGAAGAAGTCATGAGCGCGATGCGGAAGGAAAGTCGATGA
- a CDS encoding ABC transporter permease → MHANNRLLTTVSVAGSSRWARIGRALWDDHLNTILIYGVSLVAVLGCWQLAADRFHLFVLFPPPSTTFARLAGLILDGRLEVAAAVSLLRILAGFIAGSVIGILLGLLLGTSRTARALLEPYVHFLRFVPPLAWFAPVLLWVGTGELAKVLLIVYTTVFVVALNTMAGVIAIPRNKIRMARTFGGGPLQIFFLVMLPASVPYIFTGMRIAMGNSFMTVVAAEMLAANEGLGYLVNSGVLFLDTSTVFSGVIALGTLGFVIDRIFQSLIARFGGRFAPR, encoded by the coding sequence GTGCACGCTAACAACCGCCTCCTCACCACGGTCTCGGTGGCCGGGTCCTCCCGCTGGGCGCGCATCGGGCGGGCGCTGTGGGACGACCATCTCAACACAATATTGATCTACGGTGTCTCGCTCGTCGCCGTGCTGGGTTGCTGGCAGCTGGCGGCCGATCGCTTTCACCTGTTTGTCCTCTTCCCGCCGCCGAGCACCACGTTCGCGCGCCTGGCCGGACTGATCCTCGACGGACGGCTGGAAGTGGCCGCCGCGGTCAGCTTGCTCCGGATCCTCGCCGGGTTCATCGCGGGGAGCGTGATCGGGATCCTGCTCGGCCTGCTCTTGGGAACGTCCAGGACGGCCCGCGCCCTGCTCGAGCCCTACGTACACTTCCTGCGTTTCGTCCCTCCGCTGGCTTGGTTCGCCCCAGTCCTGCTCTGGGTCGGCACCGGGGAGCTCGCAAAGGTTCTGCTGATCGTGTACACTACAGTGTTCGTGGTGGCGCTCAACACCATGGCCGGGGTGATCGCCATCCCCCGGAACAAGATCCGGATGGCTCGCACCTTCGGCGGCGGACCGCTCCAGATCTTCTTCCTGGTGATGCTCCCCGCGAGCGTACCGTACATCTTCACGGGCATGCGCATCGCGATGGGCAACTCCTTCATGACGGTCGTGGCGGCCGAGATGCTGGCTGCGAACGAGGGGTTGGGCTACCTCGTAAACAGCGGCGTTCTGTTCCTGGACACGAGTACCGTCTTTTCCGGGGTGATCGCCCTCGGCACCCTGGGCTTCGTAATCGACCGGATCTTCCAATCGCTCATCGCGCGGTTCGGCGGCCGGTTCGCGCCGCGGTAG